The genomic segment GACCGTGGCCGCATCAAGGTCCGGCACGAAAACCAGAGCCGCAATGTGATGCAGACCGTCACCCTGCTTGATGCCATTCAGGAGTTCGGCTTCGATGCCTGCTTCGGCGGCGCCCGCCGCGACGAGGAAAAGGCACGCGCCAAGGAGCGCATCTTTTCCTTCCGTGACGAGTTCGGCCAGTGGGACCCGAAAAACCAGCGGCCAGAACTCTGGGACCTGTATAACACGCGCGTACACCCCGGTGAAAACATGCGCGTCTTCCCGCTCAGCAACTGGACCGAGTTGGACGTCTGGCAGTACATCCGGCAGGAATCGATCCCGATCGTGCCGCTGTACTTCGCGCGGCCGCGCAAGGTGGTGCGCCTGGGCGGCATCCTGGTGCCGTGCGAGCACCGGGACATCGTCGACCCGGACGGGAAGCTGGGATTCCGCGACGAGGACATCACCGAGGTCAACTGCCGCTTCCGCAGCCTCGGCTGCATCCCCTGCACGGGGGCCATCGAGTCGGATGCGGTGACGGTCGACCAGATCATCGAGGAAGTGGTCGAGGCGCGGCGCAGCGAGCGCGAGAACCGGCTGATCGACCTGACCAGCGACTCGTCCATGGAGCAGAAGAAGCGCGAGGGGTACTTCTGATGGCCGGCAACACCGAACGCCCCTCTGCCATGTCCGACGGCGGGAAGACGCTGCTGCGCTTCACCACCAGCGGCAGCGTCGACGACGGCAAGTCGACCCTGATCGGGCGCCTGCTCTACGAGACGAACTGCATCTTCGAGGACCAGTACGCGGCCGTGGCGCGCACTTCCGAGAAGCGCGGCGACGAGCGCGTGGAACTGGCCCTGCTGCTGGACGGCCTGGCCGCCGAGCGCGAGCAGGGCATCACGATCGACGTGGCCTACCGCTACTTCCAGACGAGCAAGCGCAAGTTCATCATCGCCGACACGCCCGGGCACGTTCAGTACACCCGGAACATGGCTACCGGCGCCTCGACGGCCGACCTCGCCATCATCCTCATCGACGCGCGCCT from the Gammaproteobacteria bacterium genome contains:
- the cysD gene encoding sulfate adenylyltransferase subunit CysD — translated: MSQLSARSAGIQPGARTALAHLDILESEAIHIMREVAAECKNPVLLFSGGKDSIVMLRLAEKAFRPGRFPFPLMHVDTEHNFPEVIAFRDKRAAELGERLIVRSVQDSIDRGRIKVRHENQSRNVMQTVTLLDAIQEFGFDACFGGARRDEEKARAKERIFSFRDEFGQWDPKNQRPELWDLYNTRVHPGENMRVFPLSNWTELDVWQYIRQESIPIVPLYFARPRKVVRLGGILVPCEHRDIVDPDGKLGFRDEDITEVNCRFRSLGCIPCTGAIESDAVTVDQIIEEVVEARRSERENRLIDLTSDSSMEQKKREGYF